A single region of the Oreochromis niloticus isolate F11D_XX linkage group LG19, O_niloticus_UMD_NMBU, whole genome shotgun sequence genome encodes:
- the LOC109194286 gene encoding endophilin-B1 isoform X3: MDLTRFAVDAGQFINRAVQYTGESLGQAERTELDPGLEELLSRADATKTWTDQIISQTEALLQPSLGVRLEDRLYQHLEWNVPPRPRAVELLGDHMTQAGLEIGSNTPYGTALIRCGEAQKQLGEAERKFVQSTNIHFLTPLRSFTEGEYKAIQNERKMLVNKRLDLDITKARLRKAHEADQEARNLNANPLEDDYLSHVSYMFSFLRVKWLKIWAQEISQAEVELRICQSLFNRQSEITRAVVEGFSNTHTNHMRSLTDFVDAQASYFSQCNQHAQELQKQLVSIPAVFCSNNWQSAISNPVSQPSTSNHEANEPISPNHVTPLPVLVHQLPDFDQDSWTLNSPPTADSSFSALLTHQTNNNNNNNIIISTTRQTPSNHSPINSQSTTVQAIDHVSAPNQTDQLQAPSRTARMSDASPASTQIYALQPNKS, from the exons ATGGATTTGACTCGGTTCGCCGTGGATGCTGGTCAGTTCATCAACCGCGCTGTtcag TACACTGGAGAGAGTCTAGGACAGGCCGAGAGGACTGAGTTGGACCCCGGACTGGAGGAGCTTTTATCACGGGCAGACGCCACCAAGACGTGGACGGACCAGATAATCTCCCAGACTGAGGCTTTACTGCAGCCAAGCCTCG GAGTGCGGTTAGAGGACCGGCTGTATCAGCATCTGGAGTGGAACGTCCCACCCCGGCCTCGTGCCGTTGAGTTACTGGGAGATCACATGACTCAGGCTGGGTTGGAAATTGGATCAAACACACCTTATG GTACTGCATTGATAAGGTGTGGAGAGGCTCAGAAGCAGCTCGGTGAGGCAGAGAGGAAGTTTGTCCAAAGCACTAACATTCACTTTCTCACTCCCCTGCGGAGTTTCACTGAGGGGGAATACAAAGCCATACAG AATGAACGCAAGATGTTGGTGAATAAACGTTTGGACTTGGATATCACTAAAGCCAGGCTGAGAAAAGCCCATGAGGCTGACCAAGAGGCCAGA AACCTGAATGCCAACCCACTGGAAGACGACTACTTGTCTCATGTCTCCTACATGTTCAGCTTCCTGCGTGTTAAATGGCTAAAG ATCTGGGCTCAGGAAATCTCTCAG GCAGAGGTGGAGCTGAGGATTTGTCAGAGTCTTTTCAATCGACAGTCAGAAATCACAAGAGCTGTTGTGGAAGGATTCAGCAACACACAT ACCAACCATATGCGGAGCCTCACTGACTTTGTGGATGCTCAAGCTAGCTACTTTTCTCAGTGCAACCAACATGCTCAGGAGCTGCAAAAACAGCTGGTCAG CATTCCAGCTGTCTTCTGTTCCAATAACTGGCAGTCTGCAATTAGCAATCCCGTTAGTCAGCCATCAACAAGCAACCACGAGGCGAATGAACCCATCAGTCCAAATCACGTTACTCCGCTACCTGTGCTCGTCCATCAGCTTCCAGATTTCGACCAGGACTCGTGGACTTTAAACTCACCACCCACAGCAGATTCATCTTTCAGTGCACTGCTGACTCACCAgacaaataacaacaacaataacaacatcaTCATCTCCACCACCAGACAAACACCCAGCAATCATTCACCAATCAACAGCCAGTCAACTACCGTTCAAGCGATTGATCATGTCTCTGCACCAAACCAAACGGATCAGCTCCAAGCACCCAGCAGGACGGCCAGGATGTCTGATGCTTCTCCTGCTTCTACCCAG
- the LOC109194286 gene encoding endophilin-B1 isoform X2, translating to MDLTRFAVDAGQFINRAVQYTGESLGQAERTELDPGLEELLSRADATKTWTDQIISQTEALLQPSLGVRLEDRLYQHLEWNVPPRPRAVELLGDHMTQAGLEIGSNTPYGTALIRCGEAQKQLGEAERKFVQSTNIHFLTPLRSFTEGEYKAIQNERKMLVNKRLDLDITKARLRKAHEADQEARNLNANPLEDDYLSHVSYMFSFLRVKWLKIWAQEISQAEVELRICQSLFNRQSEITRAVVEGFSNTHTNHMRSLTDFVDAQASYFSQCNQHAQELQKQLVSIPAVFCSNNWQSAISNPVSQPSTSNHEANEPISPNHVTPLPVLVHQLPDFDQDSWTLNSPPTADSSFSALLTHQTNNNNNNNIIISTTRQTPSNHSPINSQSTTVQAIDHVSAPNQTDQLQAPSRTARMSDASPASTQVCLQLHHAKQISPAGINFLSLWRTPT from the exons ATGGATTTGACTCGGTTCGCCGTGGATGCTGGTCAGTTCATCAACCGCGCTGTtcag TACACTGGAGAGAGTCTAGGACAGGCCGAGAGGACTGAGTTGGACCCCGGACTGGAGGAGCTTTTATCACGGGCAGACGCCACCAAGACGTGGACGGACCAGATAATCTCCCAGACTGAGGCTTTACTGCAGCCAAGCCTCG GAGTGCGGTTAGAGGACCGGCTGTATCAGCATCTGGAGTGGAACGTCCCACCCCGGCCTCGTGCCGTTGAGTTACTGGGAGATCACATGACTCAGGCTGGGTTGGAAATTGGATCAAACACACCTTATG GTACTGCATTGATAAGGTGTGGAGAGGCTCAGAAGCAGCTCGGTGAGGCAGAGAGGAAGTTTGTCCAAAGCACTAACATTCACTTTCTCACTCCCCTGCGGAGTTTCACTGAGGGGGAATACAAAGCCATACAG AATGAACGCAAGATGTTGGTGAATAAACGTTTGGACTTGGATATCACTAAAGCCAGGCTGAGAAAAGCCCATGAGGCTGACCAAGAGGCCAGA AACCTGAATGCCAACCCACTGGAAGACGACTACTTGTCTCATGTCTCCTACATGTTCAGCTTCCTGCGTGTTAAATGGCTAAAG ATCTGGGCTCAGGAAATCTCTCAG GCAGAGGTGGAGCTGAGGATTTGTCAGAGTCTTTTCAATCGACAGTCAGAAATCACAAGAGCTGTTGTGGAAGGATTCAGCAACACACAT ACCAACCATATGCGGAGCCTCACTGACTTTGTGGATGCTCAAGCTAGCTACTTTTCTCAGTGCAACCAACATGCTCAGGAGCTGCAAAAACAGCTGGTCAG CATTCCAGCTGTCTTCTGTTCCAATAACTGGCAGTCTGCAATTAGCAATCCCGTTAGTCAGCCATCAACAAGCAACCACGAGGCGAATGAACCCATCAGTCCAAATCACGTTACTCCGCTACCTGTGCTCGTCCATCAGCTTCCAGATTTCGACCAGGACTCGTGGACTTTAAACTCACCACCCACAGCAGATTCATCTTTCAGTGCACTGCTGACTCACCAgacaaataacaacaacaataacaacatcaTCATCTCCACCACCAGACAAACACCCAGCAATCATTCACCAATCAACAGCCAGTCAACTACCGTTCAAGCGATTGATCATGTCTCTGCACCAAACCAAACGGATCAGCTCCAAGCACCCAGCAGGACGGCCAGGATGTCTGATGCTTCTCCTGCTTCTACCCAG
- the LOC109194286 gene encoding endophilin-B1 isoform X1 → MDLTRFAVDAGQFINRAVQYTGESLGQAERTELDPGLEELLSRADATKTWTDQIISQTEALLQPSLGVRLEDRLYQHLEWNVPPRPRAVELLGDHMTQAGLEIGSNTPYGTALIRCGEAQKQLGEAERKFVQSTNIHFLTPLRSFTEGEYKAIQNERKMLVNKRLDLDITKARLRKAHEADQEARNLNANPLEDDYLSHVSYMFSFLRVKWLKIWAQEISQAEVELRICQSLFNRQSEITRAVVEGFSNTHTNHMRSLTDFVDAQASYFSQCNQHAQELQKQLVSIPAVFCSNNWQSAISNPVSQPSTSNHEANEPISPNHVTPLPVLVHQLPDFDQDSWTLNSPPTADSSFSALLTHQTNNNNNNNIIISTTRQTPSNHSPINSQSTTVQAIDHVSAPNQTDQLQAPSRTARMSDASPASTQVLTFNTTASIAATAASLPLQPSATCSINEGDVQESSSGHQDVG, encoded by the exons ATGGATTTGACTCGGTTCGCCGTGGATGCTGGTCAGTTCATCAACCGCGCTGTtcag TACACTGGAGAGAGTCTAGGACAGGCCGAGAGGACTGAGTTGGACCCCGGACTGGAGGAGCTTTTATCACGGGCAGACGCCACCAAGACGTGGACGGACCAGATAATCTCCCAGACTGAGGCTTTACTGCAGCCAAGCCTCG GAGTGCGGTTAGAGGACCGGCTGTATCAGCATCTGGAGTGGAACGTCCCACCCCGGCCTCGTGCCGTTGAGTTACTGGGAGATCACATGACTCAGGCTGGGTTGGAAATTGGATCAAACACACCTTATG GTACTGCATTGATAAGGTGTGGAGAGGCTCAGAAGCAGCTCGGTGAGGCAGAGAGGAAGTTTGTCCAAAGCACTAACATTCACTTTCTCACTCCCCTGCGGAGTTTCACTGAGGGGGAATACAAAGCCATACAG AATGAACGCAAGATGTTGGTGAATAAACGTTTGGACTTGGATATCACTAAAGCCAGGCTGAGAAAAGCCCATGAGGCTGACCAAGAGGCCAGA AACCTGAATGCCAACCCACTGGAAGACGACTACTTGTCTCATGTCTCCTACATGTTCAGCTTCCTGCGTGTTAAATGGCTAAAG ATCTGGGCTCAGGAAATCTCTCAG GCAGAGGTGGAGCTGAGGATTTGTCAGAGTCTTTTCAATCGACAGTCAGAAATCACAAGAGCTGTTGTGGAAGGATTCAGCAACACACAT ACCAACCATATGCGGAGCCTCACTGACTTTGTGGATGCTCAAGCTAGCTACTTTTCTCAGTGCAACCAACATGCTCAGGAGCTGCAAAAACAGCTGGTCAG CATTCCAGCTGTCTTCTGTTCCAATAACTGGCAGTCTGCAATTAGCAATCCCGTTAGTCAGCCATCAACAAGCAACCACGAGGCGAATGAACCCATCAGTCCAAATCACGTTACTCCGCTACCTGTGCTCGTCCATCAGCTTCCAGATTTCGACCAGGACTCGTGGACTTTAAACTCACCACCCACAGCAGATTCATCTTTCAGTGCACTGCTGACTCACCAgacaaataacaacaacaataacaacatcaTCATCTCCACCACCAGACAAACACCCAGCAATCATTCACCAATCAACAGCCAGTCAACTACCGTTCAAGCGATTGATCATGTCTCTGCACCAAACCAAACGGATCAGCTCCAAGCACCCAGCAGGACGGCCAGGATGTCTGATGCTTCTCCTGCTTCTACCCAGGTACTAACATTCAATACAACAGCTTCAatagcagcaacagcagcctcCCTGCCTTTACAACCCAGTGCAACCTGTAGCATCAATGAAGGAGATGTCCAGGAGTCTTCGTCAGGCCATCAGGATGTGGGTTAG